The proteins below come from a single Zea mays cultivar B73 chromosome 8, Zm-B73-REFERENCE-NAM-5.0, whole genome shotgun sequence genomic window:
- the LOC100278553 gene encoding uncharacterized protein LOC100278553 produces MLDKEDRTRMVPKSSSQTKTLLAAMEEERASTANRRFLCKDDASSVSNPSFRVYYGVASAGSVPFMWESAPGTPKHAMSSATLPPLTPPPSYYKGAAKTKFAKSQSSKKLLSSKPPSSFVQSILPKLRRSHTMPVPSRSPSAPAPAPPRESAQVQCARSRGNRLLLASPRSSFSSNSRGDDDNDDEDAGAAATASPTSTLCFRTRHSRRGTGRLHGLLASVVGGGQGTAAS; encoded by the coding sequence ATGCTGGACAAGGAAGACAGGACGAGAATGGTCCCCAAGAGCTCAAGCCAGACGAAGACGCTCCTGGCCGCCATGGAGGAGGAGAGGGCGAGTACAGCCAACCGGCGCTTCCTCTGCAAGGACGACGCCTCCTCCGTCTCCAACCCCTCCTTCCGCGTCTACTACGGCGTCGCCTCCGCGGGGTCGGTGCCATTCATGTGGGAGTCCGCGCCGGGCACTCCCAAGCACGCCATGTCCAGCGCCACCCTCCCGCCCCTCACCCCGCCGCCGTCCTACTACAAGGGCGCGGCCAAGACCAAGTTCGCCAAATCCCAGTCCTCCAAGAAGCTGCTCTCGTCCAAGCCGCCTAGCAGCTTCGTGCAGAGCATCCTCCCCAAGCTGCGCAGGAGCCATACCATGCCCGTGCCGTCGCGGTCACcgtcggcgccggcgccggcgccgcccaGAGAGAGCGCGCAGGTGCAGTGTGCCCGGAGCCGGGGGAACCGGCTGCTGCTCGCGAGCCCGCGGTCGTCCTTCTCGTCCAACTCAAGGggagacgacgacaacgacgacgaaGATGCTGGTGCGGCCGCGACGGCGTCGCCGACGTCCACGCTTTGCTTCCGGACCCGGCACTCCCGCAGGGGCACCGGCAGGCTGCACGGGCTTCTAGCGTCCGTGGTCGGAGGAGGGCAAGGTACCGCTGCCTCCTGA